The Chitinophaga flava genome has a segment encoding these proteins:
- a CDS encoding lantibiotic dehydratase, whose product MALSHTGFFLLRSPLYAVNRYREVLQDNLQELADKNPLFLYALCIASGDLLKELERFLSDPASFNRKKTDKLRKSLYKYWVRACTRSTPYGLFAGCTTGSMGETTRLQLHPMKDARQFVRLDMDYYTRISTHISQQPAVSDALRYYPNNSLYKSGDKYRYAEYTIVNNRRKYLLTAVEDSVFMTKIITEATAGMTIAQIVQLILEVDPSITEEEAADFVRELIDSQLLIAETEPRITGDDNLQSLTERLLSIPDASEFRESLLALQKLLQEQNYERSRLTSIHQLCETAFPISIPKDLLQVDLFKTAQQCELGEPLVNDIISQINQLLALCHGFPKGHSEISSFVSRFQERYESQEVPLNLVLDGETGIGYGSGIENSVHAPFVEDVMGGAGTENNTVTWSLLQQLSLDKYEQALQQGLQEVTITEEDLKKLGDYETVEMAQSCYLFGSLHAASAAAADKGEYRFALNSMGGPSAANLLGRFCSGDSQLATKVKDILEEEAATYPDLILAEVVHFPEARAANVLIRPALRPYEIPYIGVAGIPEDHQIPISDLMVSIRQNEVVLRSKRLNKRVIPRLSSAHNYSFNSLPIYKFLCDLQHQSGNGSVYWDWGVLGSRKRLPRVVYKNIILSKAYWTLTAKDVEQLGDDTTANMKFFEQYCQQYGIPSKVLLAEADNELLIDLTQPVAVQLLIDQVKKVSSVKLKEYLLEDAGGIVCDTENNVYAHELLLPLRNVKTADKARPAVQTAAAPAVVPASLPVRSFAPGSEWMYVKVYCGYRVAEELLAGYFAQHIPEWQEDGLFEDFFFLRYSDPQPHIRLRFLNSRRPSNNDEILHRIETALQPLIQSGQVSKIVCDTYIREIERYGASTIHLCEQLFSADSRAVVGIVSMLEGEEGEHYRWKLALRGTDMLLEDFGLTPLERKSLLASLREGFTAEFGGAKLLHKPLNDKYRKHQQEIASFLRAENDESNEITEAVAFFRQRSEINVPLARQIREQYNNDARYFDILASHIHMFLNRIFVAKQRKHEMVLYHFLEKYYLSQLAMEATLK is encoded by the coding sequence ATGGCATTATCGCATACAGGATTTTTCCTATTAAGAAGTCCGCTGTACGCTGTCAACAGGTACCGCGAAGTGTTACAGGACAATTTGCAGGAACTGGCAGACAAGAACCCTTTATTCCTCTATGCGCTGTGTATCGCCTCTGGCGACCTGCTGAAGGAGCTGGAAAGATTCCTCAGCGACCCGGCATCATTCAACCGGAAAAAAACCGACAAGCTGCGGAAATCACTGTACAAATACTGGGTACGCGCCTGTACCCGAAGCACGCCCTATGGCCTCTTCGCCGGATGCACCACCGGTTCCATGGGCGAAACCACCCGGCTGCAGCTACATCCTATGAAAGATGCCCGGCAGTTTGTACGCCTGGATATGGACTACTATACCCGTATCAGTACCCATATCAGCCAACAGCCTGCTGTTAGCGACGCTCTTCGTTATTACCCCAACAACAGTCTTTATAAAAGCGGTGATAAATACCGCTATGCAGAATATACGATCGTCAACAACCGGCGTAAGTACCTGCTCACCGCAGTGGAAGACTCCGTGTTTATGACAAAGATCATTACAGAAGCCACTGCAGGCATGACGATCGCACAGATCGTGCAGCTGATCCTGGAAGTAGACCCTTCCATCACAGAGGAGGAAGCAGCCGACTTTGTTCGGGAACTGATCGACTCACAGCTGCTCATCGCTGAAACAGAACCGCGTATAACCGGTGATGATAACCTGCAATCCCTGACCGAAAGACTTTTGTCTATCCCCGATGCCAGCGAATTCCGGGAATCCCTGCTAGCCCTGCAAAAACTGCTGCAGGAGCAGAACTACGAACGTTCCCGCCTGACCTCCATCCATCAGCTGTGTGAAACGGCTTTCCCCATCAGCATTCCCAAAGACCTGTTACAGGTAGACCTGTTTAAAACAGCGCAGCAATGTGAACTGGGTGAGCCGCTGGTCAACGATATCATAAGCCAGATCAATCAACTGCTGGCGCTCTGCCACGGTTTCCCGAAAGGACATTCCGAAATATCTTCTTTCGTGAGCCGTTTCCAGGAACGCTATGAATCGCAGGAAGTACCACTCAACCTGGTGCTGGACGGAGAAACCGGTATCGGTTACGGTTCCGGTATTGAAAACTCCGTACATGCGCCCTTTGTGGAAGATGTGATGGGCGGCGCCGGTACTGAAAATAATACCGTCACCTGGTCTCTCTTGCAGCAGCTCAGTCTCGATAAATACGAACAAGCCCTGCAACAGGGATTACAAGAGGTGACCATCACAGAAGAAGATCTGAAGAAACTGGGTGACTATGAAACAGTAGAGATGGCGCAGAGCTGCTACCTCTTCGGCAGCCTGCACGCAGCTTCGGCAGCAGCCGCCGACAAAGGCGAATACCGCTTCGCACTCAACTCCATGGGCGGTCCTTCTGCAGCTAACCTGCTCGGCCGCTTCTGTAGCGGTGATTCACAGCTGGCCACCAAAGTAAAAGATATCCTGGAGGAGGAAGCCGCTACCTATCCGGACCTGATCCTGGCAGAAGTAGTACATTTCCCTGAAGCCCGTGCTGCTAATGTACTGATACGGCCTGCTCTTCGTCCTTATGAAATTCCATATATCGGAGTGGCTGGTATTCCGGAAGACCACCAGATTCCCATTTCCGATCTGATGGTATCCATAAGACAAAATGAAGTGGTCCTCAGAAGCAAAAGGCTCAACAAACGCGTGATACCACGTCTGAGCTCTGCACATAACTACAGCTTCAACAGCCTACCTATCTATAAATTTTTATGCGATCTGCAACATCAATCCGGTAACGGTTCGGTATACTGGGACTGGGGCGTGCTGGGTTCCCGTAAACGCCTGCCCCGGGTGGTATATAAAAACATCATCCTCAGCAAGGCTTACTGGACACTGACAGCTAAAGATGTAGAACAGCTGGGTGATGATACCACTGCCAATATGAAATTCTTTGAACAATACTGCCAGCAATATGGCATACCGTCAAAAGTGCTGCTGGCAGAAGCGGATAACGAGTTGCTCATAGACCTTACACAACCAGTAGCAGTACAGCTGCTGATCGATCAGGTTAAAAAAGTGTCTTCTGTTAAACTCAAGGAGTATTTGCTGGAAGATGCCGGTGGTATTGTGTGCGATACGGAAAACAACGTATATGCGCATGAGTTATTGCTGCCGCTTCGTAATGTGAAGACTGCAGACAAGGCCCGCCCGGCTGTCCAGACTGCCGCTGCACCAGCTGTTGTACCGGCCTCTCTGCCGGTCCGCAGTTTTGCACCAGGTAGTGAATGGATGTACGTGAAAGTATATTGTGGTTATCGCGTAGCAGAAGAATTGCTGGCGGGTTATTTTGCGCAACATATTCCCGAATGGCAGGAAGATGGCCTTTTTGAAGATTTCTTTTTCCTGCGGTATAGTGATCCGCAGCCGCATATCCGTTTGCGTTTCCTCAACAGCCGCCGGCCTTCCAATAATGATGAGATCCTGCACCGCATAGAAACAGCACTGCAACCGCTCATCCAAAGCGGACAGGTGTCTAAAATTGTATGTGATACCTACATCAGGGAGATAGAACGCTATGGCGCTTCTACCATCCATCTGTGTGAACAGTTGTTTAGCGCCGACAGCCGCGCTGTAGTAGGCATCGTTAGCATGCTGGAAGGAGAGGAAGGAGAACATTATCGCTGGAAACTGGCCCTGCGTGGTACAGACATGCTGCTGGAAGATTTCGGGCTGACACCATTGGAAAGGAAGTCGCTGCTGGCAAGCCTGCGGGAAGGATTTACCGCCGAATTTGGTGGGGCCAAACTGTTGCATAAGCCACTCAACGACAAATACCGTAAACATCAACAGGAGATTGCATCTTTCCTGCGTGCAGAAAATGATGAAAGCAACGAAATCACTGAAGCCGTTGCCTTCTTCCGGCAGCGCTCGGAGATCAACGTGCCGCTGGCCAGACAGATCCGGGAACAGTACAACAACGACGCCCGTTACTTTGATATCCTCGCCAGTCACATACACATGTTCCTGAACAGGATATTCGTTGCCAAACAACGTAAGCACGAAATGGTACTGTATCATTTCCTGGAAAAATATTACTTATCACAACTGGCTATGGAAGCAACGCTTAAATAA
- a CDS encoding peptidase domain-containing ABC transporter, giving the protein MAFTCYRQLDAMDCGPTCLRMVAKHYGRDYPLDHLRELANITREGVSLLGISEAAEKIGFRTNAVKITFEQLDESVELPCILHWNQQHFVVLPPQNYNRDKKNDKILVADPGHGLVKVDRETFQRCWQGNQQTGVVLMLEPTDSFHRLAAPARAATGFRFLFNYLRPYRKYVVQLFLGLILASMLSLVTPFLTQSLVDYGINRHNTQFVYLILISQLLVFAGSTAIEMIRSWILLHMNSRININIISDFLIKLMKLPIRFFDSKMIGDIHQRIGDHTRIQNFLTGTTLSTLFSFVNLFVFTIVLAVYSLKILLVFVLFSVAAITWIFFFLRRRKALDYKRFQRMSDNENILFELITGMQEIKLNNCETARRWEWEHVQAGLYKINVKSLALGQYQQLGSVFFNQLKNILISFISAREVMNGNLTLGMMLSVSYIIGQMNSPLDQLLAFVQSAQDAKMSLDRLGEIHNRQEEENQQQIIPQSKNNGDIVLQDVSFQYGGAKSPFVLKDIDLVVPEGKVTAIVGTSGSGKTTLMKLLLQFYEPTSGQILVGEEDLQRLSPKWWRRQCGNVMQDGFIFSGSIAKNIAISDEKMDKEKLVHAAEMANIRGFIEDLPMGYQTKIGNAGSGISAGQKQRIQIARAIYKNPHYLFFDEATSALDANNEHVIMDNLEKFFQGKTVVVIAHRLSTVKNADQIIVLEKGRIVESGTHASLTALKGNYFELVKNQLELGG; this is encoded by the coding sequence ATGGCATTTACTTGTTACAGACAACTGGACGCAATGGACTGTGGCCCCACCTGTCTGAGGATGGTGGCTAAACACTACGGTCGCGACTACCCGCTGGACCACCTGCGGGAGCTGGCCAATATTACCCGTGAAGGCGTAAGCCTGCTGGGTATCAGCGAAGCTGCGGAAAAAATCGGTTTCCGCACCAACGCTGTGAAGATTACTTTCGAACAACTCGATGAAAGCGTAGAGCTGCCTTGTATTCTGCACTGGAACCAACAGCATTTTGTTGTATTGCCACCACAGAACTATAACCGGGACAAGAAGAACGATAAGATACTGGTAGCAGATCCCGGTCATGGTCTGGTAAAAGTTGACAGGGAAACCTTCCAGCGATGCTGGCAGGGTAACCAGCAAACCGGTGTGGTGCTGATGCTGGAGCCTACTGACAGTTTCCACAGGTTGGCGGCCCCTGCCAGGGCAGCCACCGGTTTCCGTTTCCTTTTCAATTATCTGCGCCCTTACCGCAAGTATGTGGTGCAGCTTTTTCTGGGCCTCATCCTGGCCAGTATGCTCTCGCTGGTGACACCCTTCCTGACGCAAAGCCTGGTGGACTATGGTATCAACCGGCACAATACTCAATTTGTATACCTGATACTGATCTCCCAGCTGCTGGTCTTTGCCGGCAGCACCGCTATCGAAATGATACGAAGCTGGATACTGCTGCATATGAACAGCCGTATCAACATCAACATTATCTCCGATTTCCTCATCAAGCTTATGAAACTGCCTATCCGCTTTTTCGACAGCAAAATGATCGGAGATATTCATCAGCGTATCGGCGACCATACCCGCATTCAGAACTTCCTCACTGGCACCACGCTCTCCACGCTGTTTTCATTCGTAAACCTGTTTGTGTTTACTATTGTACTGGCCGTGTACAGCCTCAAAATACTGCTGGTGTTTGTACTGTTCAGCGTGGCCGCCATCACCTGGATATTCTTTTTTCTGCGCCGTCGTAAAGCCCTTGACTACAAGCGCTTTCAGCGGATGAGTGACAATGAGAACATTCTCTTTGAACTGATCACGGGCATGCAGGAGATAAAACTGAATAACTGCGAAACAGCACGGCGCTGGGAATGGGAACATGTGCAGGCAGGCCTGTACAAGATCAACGTAAAAAGCCTGGCCCTCGGCCAGTATCAACAGCTGGGTTCTGTATTCTTCAACCAGCTGAAAAATATCCTGATTTCTTTTATCAGCGCCCGTGAAGTCATGAACGGCAACCTCACATTGGGCATGATGCTTTCTGTGAGTTATATCATCGGGCAGATGAACAGCCCGCTGGACCAGCTGCTGGCCTTTGTACAGTCGGCTCAGGATGCCAAAATGAGCCTCGACAGGTTGGGAGAGATACATAACCGGCAGGAAGAAGAAAATCAGCAACAGATCATTCCCCAGTCTAAAAACAACGGCGATATTGTGCTGCAGGATGTATCGTTTCAATATGGTGGCGCCAAGTCGCCGTTTGTACTGAAAGATATCGACCTGGTAGTACCGGAAGGAAAGGTGACCGCTATCGTAGGTACCAGCGGCAGCGGTAAAACCACACTCATGAAACTGCTGTTACAGTTTTATGAACCTACCAGCGGACAGATATTGGTGGGAGAAGAAGACCTGCAGCGCCTTTCGCCCAAGTGGTGGCGTCGCCAGTGTGGCAACGTTATGCAGGATGGCTTTATCTTCTCCGGCAGCATCGCTAAAAATATTGCCATCAGCGACGAGAAAATGGACAAGGAAAAGCTGGTACATGCTGCAGAAATGGCTAATATCCGCGGTTTCATCGAAGACCTGCCAATGGGCTATCAGACAAAAATCGGTAACGCCGGCAGCGGTATCAGCGCCGGCCAGAAACAAAGGATACAGATAGCACGCGCCATCTATAAAAATCCGCATTATCTTTTCTTTGACGAAGCTACCAGCGCGCTTGACGCTAACAACGAACACGTGATCATGGATAACCTGGAGAAGTTCTTCCAGGGCAAAACAGTAGTCGTTATCGCACATCGCCTGAGCACCGTTAAGAATGCCGATCAGATCATCGTACTGGAAAAAGGACGTATCGTGGAATCGGGAACACACGCTTCCCTGACGGCCCTGAAAGGCAATTATTTTGAACTGGTAAAAAATCAACTGGAACTGGGAGGATAA
- a CDS encoding putative HlyD family type I secretion protein has translation MPENNYWDHSPKPLNGHAVHASLEEVRSEEVQEIMGKMPPWIIRSGITLIGVLIAGAFVWAGYFRYPDVLPLQVRITTDAQAPVVQGNIPAGDAWRVKAGQPVMLRLAAYPADTYGLLPGTVTTEAIAVSDSSFRVDIRLTQGMRSTTGREIPSQSVLTGTAEIMTADQSVLQRVMGQVLAPLTKR, from the coding sequence ATGCCGGAAAACAACTATTGGGACCATAGCCCCAAGCCATTAAACGGGCACGCTGTACATGCTTCCCTGGAAGAAGTTCGGAGCGAGGAGGTGCAGGAGATCATGGGTAAAATGCCTCCCTGGATCATCCGCAGTGGTATCACGCTGATTGGCGTACTGATTGCAGGAGCCTTTGTATGGGCCGGATATTTCCGTTATCCGGATGTGCTGCCGCTCCAGGTGAGGATTACAACCGATGCACAGGCGCCGGTGGTACAGGGTAATATTCCGGCAGGAGACGCCTGGCGGGTGAAAGCAGGGCAACCGGTGATGCTGCGGCTGGCCGCCTATCCTGCCGACACCTATGGACTGTTGCCCGGTACCGTGACGACAGAGGCCATAGCGGTAAGCGACAGCTCCTTTCGGGTAGACATCCGGCTTACACAGGGCATGCGCTCTACCACCGGCCGGGAGATACCATCCCAGTCGGTGCTAACCGGTACCGCTGAAATTATGACAGCAGACCAAAGTGTGCTCCAGCGGGTAATGGGCCAGGTACTGGCACCGTTGACAAAGAGATGA
- a CDS encoding WG repeat-containing protein, protein MRNIVILLICLLIVMSAFAQGPQTAFTPDKHIRTIGAFSEGLARTQVSGSKYGYIDTSGQLVVQSVFEEAGNFSEGLALVGQSFDDHTLYGYIDKTGKLLIPCRYEEARDFSGNRAAVNKNGTWEYIDRQGKTAMDSSFVRIDTLIDKVYGGVYNEIKPNPHSFHNGLLLVRRGNLYGYTDTTGKWIIPPVYPYARDFSDGVAMVASGIKKRDTLSGNDELARIYNSLPEGEPEYAYGVIDTTGKLLFTADVDGMGDFMNGWAPFHQEREWGMMNKAGKIVIPAQFGEQPYEISDGIFFVQVNGKAEGNRDGYIYILNTDGRTPVKVPLCDTPDHCIVDSHMRFSDGLLAVQVGNRWGFLDASGKMVITPQFEEVMDFHEGLAAAVTSEGNLVVLRNPVK, encoded by the coding sequence ATGAGAAACATAGTTATCCTGCTTATTTGCCTGCTTATTGTCATGTCGGCATTTGCCCAGGGACCACAAACCGCTTTTACACCGGACAAGCATATACGAACCATCGGAGCCTTTTCGGAAGGACTGGCGAGGACGCAGGTCAGCGGCAGCAAATACGGATATATCGATACCTCCGGGCAACTGGTGGTACAGTCCGTTTTTGAGGAAGCCGGTAATTTTAGTGAAGGTCTGGCGCTAGTAGGGCAGTCTTTCGATGATCATACCCTGTACGGGTATATCGACAAGACAGGTAAACTGCTGATACCCTGCCGCTATGAAGAAGCCCGTGACTTCTCCGGCAACCGTGCCGCGGTCAATAAAAACGGTACCTGGGAATATATCGACCGTCAGGGCAAAACCGCAATGGACAGCTCTTTTGTTCGCATAGATACGCTGATAGACAAAGTATATGGAGGTGTCTACAATGAAATAAAACCTAATCCCCACTCTTTTCATAACGGACTGTTGCTGGTGCGCCGGGGTAACCTGTACGGCTACACAGACACTACCGGTAAATGGATCATACCGCCCGTTTATCCCTATGCCCGTGATTTCTCTGACGGTGTGGCCATGGTGGCCAGCGGGATCAAAAAAAGGGATACCCTGTCCGGCAACGACGAACTGGCCCGCATATATAACAGTCTCCCTGAAGGAGAACCCGAATATGCATACGGTGTAATTGATACCACCGGCAAATTGTTATTTACCGCTGATGTAGACGGGATGGGCGATTTTATGAATGGATGGGCACCCTTTCACCAGGAAAGAGAATGGGGCATGATGAACAAAGCCGGTAAAATAGTGATACCCGCCCAGTTTGGAGAACAGCCCTATGAGATATCCGACGGAATCTTTTTTGTACAGGTAAATGGTAAAGCGGAGGGTAACCGTGATGGCTATATTTATATTCTAAATACCGATGGCCGCACTCCTGTCAAAGTCCCTTTATGTGATACGCCAGACCACTGCATCGTAGATTCCCATATGCGTTTCTCCGATGGCCTGCTGGCTGTTCAGGTAGGTAACAGGTGGGGATTCCTCGACGCCAGCGGTAAAATGGTGATCACTCCCCAGTTTGAAGAGGTCATGGACTTTCACGAGGGACTGGCCGCCGCGGTCACCTCGGAAGGCAATCTGGTAGTACTTCGCAATCCTGTAAAATAA
- a CDS encoding WG repeat-containing protein: protein MKKGIRISLGVGAWLLIASTAFAQAPATADYIDGFDGEFAPVMINKQPQFLHRSGKIMVDKIERFGSYRTVIAVKHDAYGAINNQGTVIAPFKYDEVNIFDEKDKEHPEKNYCFITVRLNGETGAIDSMGNVLCPPEYNEIDALSPRTFKVKQNGLYGFCDMKTGKLLLAPRYEDIHKSYVIDNVIEIKQQGRLGLALEDGTIIVPPGYKDFRGWGEDGTDLFSYFTAAGKCGLMNKQGKVVTEALYDDFNRGPSKELVGATVQGKIGFLQTSDGVMKVPPQYTRTQQLGHLLQVWKGNKCGVVDATGKEIIPVENDEITLMDARGDGVYNVPSVAVSAGQRSYADRGPYYLLVKKAKAAALYTDAGKQLFPSEYDDVKILPYYGKTYVAVVKNGKCGLADFSGHLLLPVQFDGFSTERSQNGGYDDDYAGDDKNNFIGVMKGERVGVYNVAAGKMVIPVRYSEIRWQNAEILHLSAGDSSALADKSGNILRPMTQYGFYDAVAANRIVEKRYTNSEGNTLLIDKAGNILYENQYWEFNANNYNRLLMPKDRKNSPLQFSNGLLKVRGYSRENLFVDSTGKPHVFEDYAYVGDFYNGLAVAGKENGHYGIINEKKEEVYPVVLDDIASFEDELLQIKKDGKVGLLRKDGTLFLPIEYEGIDRIYDTTFYVVTRDGKKGVLNATGKLVLPLEYDEIRYNRGIQLFDVTKGDKSGIVDVYGKTVIPVEYDDVDKNRDWNGDIFPLFVKQGEWYFYLDKDGKELPVKSKKKKGYDN, encoded by the coding sequence ATGAAGAAAGGAATACGTATATCCCTTGGCGTAGGAGCATGGCTCCTGATAGCCAGTACTGCTTTCGCTCAGGCTCCGGCCACCGCAGACTATATTGATGGTTTTGACGGAGAATTTGCCCCGGTGATGATCAACAAGCAGCCGCAGTTCCTGCACCGCAGTGGCAAAATAATGGTAGACAAAATAGAGCGCTTTGGCAGCTATCGTACCGTCATAGCGGTAAAACATGATGCCTACGGTGCCATCAACAACCAGGGTACGGTCATCGCCCCGTTTAAATATGATGAGGTAAACATCTTCGATGAAAAAGACAAAGAACATCCGGAGAAAAACTACTGCTTCATCACCGTGCGGCTGAATGGTGAAACCGGCGCGATAGACAGTATGGGCAATGTATTATGTCCTCCTGAATACAATGAGATTGATGCCCTCTCCCCCCGTACGTTTAAAGTGAAACAAAATGGCTTGTACGGCTTTTGTGATATGAAAACGGGCAAACTGCTGCTGGCTCCCCGCTATGAGGATATTCACAAAAGTTATGTGATCGATAACGTCATTGAAATCAAACAGCAGGGCCGCCTGGGCCTGGCGCTGGAAGACGGTACCATTATCGTGCCTCCGGGATATAAAGACTTCAGAGGATGGGGCGAGGACGGCACTGATCTGTTCAGTTATTTCACGGCTGCCGGTAAATGCGGGCTGATGAACAAACAGGGCAAAGTGGTCACGGAAGCCCTCTATGATGATTTCAATCGTGGTCCTTCGAAAGAGCTGGTAGGCGCGACTGTACAGGGAAAGATCGGTTTTCTCCAGACATCCGATGGCGTGATGAAAGTGCCTCCGCAATATACCCGCACACAGCAATTAGGTCATCTCCTGCAGGTATGGAAAGGAAATAAATGTGGAGTGGTGGATGCTACCGGAAAAGAAATTATCCCGGTTGAAAATGATGAAATAACGCTGATGGACGCCAGAGGCGACGGAGTATACAATGTGCCATCTGTTGCTGTTTCTGCCGGCCAAAGGTCTTACGCTGACCGCGGGCCTTACTATCTGCTTGTAAAAAAAGCTAAAGCAGCAGCTCTGTATACCGATGCCGGCAAACAGTTATTCCCTTCCGAATACGACGATGTTAAGATCCTGCCTTATTACGGTAAAACCTATGTGGCAGTGGTGAAAAACGGAAAGTGTGGCCTGGCCGACTTCTCCGGTCATCTGCTGCTGCCGGTACAGTTTGATGGATTTTCAACAGAACGGAGCCAGAATGGTGGTTATGACGATGACTACGCCGGCGATGATAAAAATAATTTTATAGGGGTGATGAAAGGAGAGAGGGTAGGTGTTTATAATGTAGCTGCCGGAAAAATGGTGATCCCTGTCCGTTATTCCGAAATCCGCTGGCAGAATGCTGAAATACTCCATCTGTCGGCCGGGGATTCTTCTGCGCTGGCCGATAAGTCAGGTAATATACTCCGGCCCATGACGCAGTATGGATTCTACGACGCCGTAGCAGCCAACAGAATCGTAGAGAAACGTTATACTAACAGTGAAGGCAACACGCTGTTAATAGACAAAGCAGGCAACATCCTCTATGAAAATCAATACTGGGAGTTTAATGCCAACAATTATAACAGGTTGTTGATGCCCAAAGACAGGAAAAATTCACCGCTACAGTTTAGTAATGGACTGCTAAAGGTAAGAGGGTATTCTCGTGAAAACCTTTTTGTAGACAGCACCGGAAAACCGCATGTATTTGAGGACTACGCCTATGTAGGTGATTTTTACAACGGACTGGCTGTTGCAGGAAAGGAGAATGGTCATTATGGCATCATTAACGAAAAGAAGGAAGAAGTATATCCGGTGGTGCTGGATGATATAGCCTCTTTTGAAGATGAGTTGCTGCAGATCAAAAAAGATGGGAAGGTGGGACTGTTGCGCAAGGATGGTACGCTGTTTCTTCCGATTGAATATGAAGGTATCGACCGTATTTATGATACCACTTTTTATGTAGTGACCCGCGACGGCAAAAAAGGCGTGCTGAATGCCACCGGAAAACTGGTATTGCCGCTGGAGTACGACGAAATCCGCTACAATAGAGGTATTCAGTTGTTTGACGTTACTAAGGGAGATAAAAGCGGTATCGTAGATGTTTATGGTAAAACCGTGATCCCTGTGGAATACGATGATGTGGACAAAAACAGGGACTGGAACGGAGACATTTTTCCATTGTTTGTAAAACAGGGCGAATGGTATTTTTATCTTGATAAAGATGGAAAGGAACTACCGGTAAAATCAAAAAAGAAAAAAGGTTACGATAACTAA